The following are encoded in a window of Bradyrhizobium guangdongense genomic DNA:
- the addB gene encoding double-strand break repair protein AddB gives MRVFSVPLSVPFLHTIVSALLDGRLVDGFEARKEPARLADATLYLPTRRAMRVVREIFLDEMKADAVVLPRIVALGDIDEDELAFADEGEQFSGATPLEIPPRLGELERRLTLAQLVAAWAKGPVLAPLVVGGPASTLALAGDLARLIDDMVTRGVAWSALDGLVPDMLDRYWQHSLDFLRIARIAWPAHLAEINRIEPAARRDLLIAAEAKRLTAHPNGPVIAAGSTGSMPATAKFLHAVASLPHGAVVLPGLDTDLDEDAWRSIGGSRDLLGITENPTSNHPQYAMHALLDRFGIKRSDVEILQPPADDGRDLLASESMRPSAKTEVWHDRLKQPDVAAKIAGSMKNLAVVEAPNPEMEALAIAIAMREARHLGKSAALVTPDRALARRVMAALTRWDLAFDDSGGDVLMETSAGVFARLAAEAATRGLEPPTLLAMLKHPLCRLGRASGAWKAAIEDLELAVLRGTRPPAGTSGLLREFNRFREELAKLWRNEASALHAAEPRARLKAEDLDRIAALIDTLQRALAPIEGLAASKPFDFAELAHRHREIMIALSRDEQGVPLAFEEREGLALAGAFDDLLRGGTTSGLMVTLPDYADVFQTAFSDRAVRRRDKPGARLQIYGPLESRLMQADRIIIGGLIEGVWPPAPRIDPWLSRPMRHELGLDLPERRIGLSAHDFAQLLGGDEVILTHSAKAGGAPAVASRFLHRLEAVAGDELWKAAVRAGEKYVRFAGALDQPDKVEPVKQPEPRPPRATRPLKMSVTAIEDWLRDPYTIYAKYILRLDALDPVDMPLSAADRGSAIHDAIGEFTESYATRLPDDPARVLRAIGEKHFAPLMERPEARALWWPRFQRIARWFGEWETARRDAIEAITAETRGQISIRLDNERSFILSARADRIERRQGGSYAILDYKTGQPPSGKQVRMGLSPQLTLEAAILREGGFPDIDAGASVSQLVYIRLSGNNPPGEERILELKYKPGDEPQPPDAAATEARAKLEALIRAFEDENQPYTSLNLPMWANRYGTYDDLARIKEWSAAGGLGIEEW, from the coding sequence ATGCGCGTTTTCAGCGTTCCGCTCTCAGTTCCGTTCCTGCACACGATCGTCTCGGCTCTGCTCGACGGGCGGCTGGTGGACGGATTCGAGGCGCGCAAGGAACCGGCGCGGCTGGCGGATGCCACACTCTACCTGCCAACCCGGCGCGCCATGCGCGTCGTCCGCGAGATCTTTCTCGACGAGATGAAGGCCGATGCCGTGGTGCTGCCGCGCATCGTCGCGCTCGGCGACATCGACGAGGACGAGCTCGCCTTCGCCGACGAAGGCGAGCAGTTTTCCGGCGCCACGCCGCTCGAGATTCCGCCGCGGCTCGGCGAGCTGGAACGGCGCCTGACACTGGCCCAGCTCGTTGCCGCCTGGGCCAAGGGTCCGGTGCTGGCGCCGCTGGTGGTCGGCGGCCCCGCCTCGACGCTGGCGCTGGCCGGCGATCTCGCCCGCCTGATCGACGACATGGTGACGCGCGGCGTCGCATGGAGCGCGCTCGACGGCCTCGTGCCCGATATGCTCGACCGCTACTGGCAGCACTCGCTCGACTTCCTGCGCATCGCGCGCATCGCCTGGCCCGCACATCTTGCCGAGATCAACCGGATCGAGCCGGCGGCACGGCGCGATCTGCTGATCGCCGCGGAAGCCAAACGGCTGACCGCGCATCCGAACGGGCCCGTGATTGCAGCCGGCTCGACCGGCTCGATGCCGGCGACCGCTAAATTTCTGCACGCGGTCGCTTCGCTGCCGCATGGCGCGGTGGTGCTGCCTGGTCTCGACACCGATCTCGACGAGGATGCCTGGCGCAGCATCGGCGGCAGCAGGGACCTGCTGGGCATCACCGAGAATCCTACCTCGAACCATCCGCAATATGCCATGCATGCGCTGCTGGATCGCTTCGGCATCAAGCGCAGCGATGTGGAGATTCTCCAGCCGCCGGCGGACGACGGCCGCGATCTGCTCGCGTCCGAATCGATGCGCCCCTCCGCCAAGACGGAAGTCTGGCACGACCGGCTGAAGCAGCCCGATGTCGCAGCGAAGATCGCTGGCAGCATGAAAAACCTCGCGGTGGTCGAAGCGCCCAATCCCGAAATGGAAGCGCTCGCCATCGCCATCGCGATGCGCGAGGCGCGGCATCTGGGCAAATCGGCGGCGCTGGTGACGCCGGACCGCGCGCTGGCGCGGCGGGTGATGGCCGCGCTGACGCGATGGGACCTTGCCTTCGATGATTCCGGCGGCGACGTGCTGATGGAAACCTCGGCCGGCGTGTTCGCGCGCCTCGCGGCCGAGGCGGCGACCAGGGGCTTGGAGCCGCCGACGCTGCTGGCGATGCTGAAACATCCGCTGTGCCGGCTCGGTCGCGCATCCGGCGCCTGGAAGGCCGCGATCGAGGACCTCGAGCTTGCGGTGCTGCGGGGCACGCGGCCGCCTGCAGGCACAAGCGGTCTCCTGCGCGAGTTCAACCGCTTTCGTGAGGAGCTGGCGAAGCTGTGGCGCAACGAGGCCTCCGCGCTGCACGCCGCCGAACCACGCGCGCGCCTCAAGGCCGAGGATCTCGACCGCATCGCGGCGCTGATCGATACATTGCAGAGAGCGTTGGCGCCGATCGAAGGTCTCGCGGCATCGAAGCCGTTCGACTTCGCCGAGCTGGCGCATCGCCATCGCGAGATCATGATCGCGCTGTCGCGCGACGAGCAGGGCGTTCCGCTGGCCTTCGAGGAGCGCGAGGGGCTTGCGCTTGCCGGCGCCTTCGACGATCTCTTGCGCGGCGGCACGACCAGCGGCCTGATGGTGACGCTGCCCGACTATGCCGACGTCTTCCAGACCGCGTTCAGCGACCGCGCCGTGCGCCGGCGGGACAAGCCGGGAGCGCGCCTGCAGATCTATGGCCCGCTGGAATCGCGCCTGATGCAGGCCGACCGCATCATCATCGGCGGGCTGATCGAGGGCGTCTGGCCGCCGGCGCCGCGGATCGATCCCTGGCTCAGCCGGCCGATGCGGCACGAGCTCGGGCTCGATCTTCCGGAGCGGCGTATCGGCCTCTCCGCGCACGACTTCGCCCAGCTGCTCGGCGGCGACGAGGTGATTCTCACCCATTCGGCCAAGGCCGGCGGCGCGCCCGCCGTGGCCTCGCGCTTCCTGCACCGGCTTGAGGCCGTCGCGGGCGACGAGCTCTGGAAGGCGGCTGTCCGTGCCGGCGAGAAATACGTGCGGTTCGCGGGCGCGCTGGATCAGCCCGATAAGGTCGAGCCGGTCAAGCAGCCCGAGCCGCGCCCGCCGCGCGCGACGCGGCCGCTGAAGATGTCGGTCACCGCGATCGAGGACTGGCTGCGCGACCCCTACACGATCTATGCAAAATATATTCTGCGGCTGGATGCGCTCGATCCCGTCGACATGCCGCTGTCGGCCGCGGATCGCGGCTCGGCGATCCACGATGCGATCGGCGAATTCACCGAAAGCTATGCGACGCGCCTGCCCGACGATCCCGCCCGCGTGCTCCGGGCGATCGGCGAGAAGCATTTTGCCCCGCTGATGGAGCGGCCCGAGGCGCGCGCGCTGTGGTGGCCGCGCTTCCAGCGCATCGCGCGCTGGTTCGGGGAATGGGAGACGGCGCGGCGCGACGCGATAGAAGCCATCACCGCCGAGACGCGCGGCCAGATCTCGATCCGGCTCGACAATGAGCGCAGCTTTATCCTTTCCGCGCGCGCGGACCGCATCGAGCGGCGCCAGGGCGGCAGCTATGCCATCCTCGACTACAAAACCGGCCAGCCGCCATCAGGCAAGCAGGTCCGCATGGGGCTGTCGCCGCAGCTGACGCTGGAAGCGGCGATCCTGCGCGAAGGCGGCTTTCCCGACATCGACGCCGGCGCCTCGGTGAGCCAGCTCGTCTATATCAGGCTGAGCGGCAACAATCCGCCGGGCGAGGAGCGCATCCTCGAGCTCAAATACAAGCCGGGCGACGAACCGCAGCCACCAGATGCGGCCGCCACCGAGGCACGCGCCAAGCTGGAGGCACTGATCCGCGCCTTCGAGGACGAGAACCAGCCCTACACCTCGCTGAACCTGCCGATGTGGGCGAACCGCTACGGCACCTATGACGACCTTGCCCGGATCAAGGAATGGTCCGCGGCCGGCGGCCTGGGGATCGAGGAATGGTGA